Proteins from one Peromyscus eremicus chromosome 8a, PerEre_H2_v1, whole genome shotgun sequence genomic window:
- the Hoxb1 gene encoding homeobox protein Hox-B1, which produces MDYNRMNSFLEYPLCNRGPSAYSAPTSFPPSSAPAVDSYTGESRYGGGLPSPALQQNSGYPVQQPPSSLGVSFSSSAPSGYAPAACNPSYGPSQYYSVGQTEGDGGYFHPSSYGAQLGGLPDSYGAGGVGPGPYPPPPPQPPYGTEQTANFAPAYDLISEDKESSCSSEPSTLTPRTFDWMKVKRNPPKTAKVSELGLGTPGGLRTNFTTRQLTELEKEFHFNKYLSRARRVEIAATLELNETQVKIWFQNRRMKQKKREREGGRVPTAPSGCPKEAPGDVSDQSTCTSPEASPSSITS; this is translated from the exons ATGGACTATAATAGGATGAATTCCTTTTTAGAGTACCCACTTTGTAATCGGGGACCGAGCGCCTACAGCGCCCCAACCTCCTTTCCCCCCAGCTCAGCTCCAGCCGTTGACAGCTACACAGGGGAGAGCCGCTATGGTGGAGGGCTGCCCAGCCCAGCGCTCCAACAAAACTCGGGGTATCCTGTCCAGCAGCCACCTTCATCCCTGGGGGTGTCCTTTTCCAGCTCCGCTCCCTCGGGGTACGCCCCAGCGGCCTGCAACCCCAGCTATGGGCCTTCTCAGTACTATTCTGTGGGTCAGACGGAAGGAGATGGAGGCTATTTTCATCCATCGAGCTACGGAGCCCAGCTAGGGGGTTTGCCCGACAGCTACGGAGCGGGTGGAGTCGGCCCAGGGCCGtatcctccgccgccgccgcagccccCTTACGGAACCGAGCAGACCGCAAACTTTGCACCAGCCTACGATCTCATCTCTGAGGACAAGGAGTCATCCTGTTCTTCAGAACCCAGCACTCTCACTCCCCGGACCTTCGACTGGATGAAGGTCAAGAGAAACCCACCTAAGACAG CGAAGGTGTCGGAGCTGGGACTGGGCACTCCCGGTGGCCTCCGCACCAACTTCACCACGCGCCAGTTGACCGAGCTGGAGAAGGAATTTCATTTCAACAAATACCTGAGCCGTGCGCGGAGGGTGGAGATCGCCGCCACCCTGGAGCTCAATGAAACACAGGTGAAGATATGGTTCCAGAACCGGCgcatgaagcagaagaaaagagaGCGAGAGGGAGGCAGGGTGCCTACAGCCCCTTCAGGTTGCCCCAAGGAAGCGCCTGGAGATGTCTCCGACCAGTCCACGTGCACCTCCCCAGAAGCCTCGCCCAGCTCCATCACCTCTTGA